The following are encoded in a window of Bacillota bacterium genomic DNA:
- the rplQ gene encoding 50S ribosomal protein L17 translates to MNQAKLGRTSAHRKAMLRSIVTSLFEHERVRTTEGKARQLEPVAEKLITLAKRGDLHARRLVAGYVRSDAVTKKLFDTIAPRYKDRQGGYVRTVKLGERRGDAASEVIVELV, encoded by the coding sequence ATGAACCAGGCGAAATTGGGGCGTACCAGCGCCCATAGGAAGGCAATGCTTCGGAGCATCGTGACCTCGTTGTTCGAACACGAGCGCGTCCGAACGACTGAGGGCAAGGCGAGGCAGCTCGAGCCGGTCGCAGAGAAGCTCATTACTCTCGCAAAGAGAGGCGACCTGCATGCCCGTAGGTTGGTGGCGGGCTACGTCAGGAGCGACGCGGTCACAAAGAAGCTTTTTGACACCATCGCGCCGCGCTACAAGGATCGCCAAGGGGGTTACGTTCGCACCGTGAAGCTCGGCGAGCGCCGCGGCGATGCCGCATCCGAGGTCATAGTGGAGCTCGTGTAG
- a CDS encoding energy-coupling factor transporter ATPase: MEEMIRAENLGYQYGSAGDMRHTALRGINLSIRPGEFVAIIGHNGSGKSTLAKHFNALLVPTSGTVTVKGMKTSDPRNLWRIRQTVGMVFQNPDNQIVATTVEEDVAFGPENLGVPPAEIRRRVREALECVDMVEYVRHAPHLLSGGQKQRVAIAGVVAMRPECIVLDEPTAMLDPSGRQEVMRTITRLNRDEGITVVLITHFMNEAVQADRVIVMESGRIVLDGHPRKVFSEVETLRALRLDVPQVTELAYELNKEGAGLPDGILTVEEFADAIAGASHESRAMEGAEDGRAHPMSIVREGADPARDRRAKNSEGSDRAGCRGRAATAWCGGG; this comes from the coding sequence TTGGAGGAGATGATCAGGGCCGAAAACCTGGGGTACCAATATGGGTCTGCCGGGGATATGAGGCATACCGCGCTTCGCGGCATAAACCTCTCCATACGGCCTGGCGAGTTCGTGGCCATAATAGGGCACAACGGGTCGGGCAAATCCACGCTTGCGAAGCACTTCAACGCCTTGCTCGTGCCCACCTCAGGGACGGTGACCGTCAAGGGTATGAAGACCAGCGACCCGCGGAACCTGTGGAGGATCCGCCAGACTGTGGGGATGGTCTTCCAAAACCCTGACAACCAAATCGTGGCCACCACCGTCGAGGAAGACGTGGCGTTCGGCCCCGAGAATCTCGGTGTGCCCCCTGCCGAGATCAGGCGGCGGGTGCGGGAAGCGCTTGAATGCGTGGACATGGTGGAGTATGTGCGACACGCCCCGCACCTCCTTTCGGGCGGGCAGAAACAACGCGTGGCCATCGCGGGCGTGGTCGCGATGCGGCCTGAGTGCATCGTGCTAGATGAGCCCACCGCGATGCTGGACCCGTCGGGCAGACAAGAGGTGATGCGGACCATCACCCGGCTGAACCGGGACGAGGGCATCACCGTGGTCCTCATCACGCACTTCATGAATGAGGCCGTCCAGGCCGACCGGGTCATCGTGATGGAAAGCGGCAGGATAGTGCTGGACGGCCATCCGCGCAAGGTCTTCAGCGAGGTTGAAACCCTGAGAGCTCTCCGTCTCGACGTTCCGCAAGTGACCGAGCTTGCTTACGAGCTGAACAAGGAGGGTGCCGGGCTTCCCGATGGTATCCTGACGGTGGAGGAGTTCGCCGACGCGATCGCCGGCGCGAGCCACGAGTCCCGCGCGATGGAAGGCGCAGAAGATGGGCGCGCACATCCGATGAGCATCGTACGCGAGGGCGCTGATCCCGCCCGGGACAGAAGGGCCAAGAACAGTGAGGGGAGCGATCGGGCGGGCTGCCGGGGTCGTGCTGCCACGGCCTGGTGCGGGGGCGGGTGA